A section of the Neorhizobium galegae bv. orientalis str. HAMBI 540 genome encodes:
- a CDS encoding flagellar motor protein MotA: MANATVDDLDASETNRGGYAYKLSNPASFLWTMLIFLIIVGFVASILYRQAAHAFQTNPGLNGLILGVLLIGVILVFNQVIALMPEVRWFNSFRAAGNADKVGREPRLLAPMRTLIGSRRRMALSTNAFRSILDTIGTRLDESRDTSRYLIGLLVFLGLLGTFWGLIQTIGSISNVIGALDPNSGSSNDVLAAIKSGLALPLAGMGTAFSSSLLGLSGSLILGFLDLQAGRAQNRFYTELENWLSSVTDLGSDMPPVIAETLASGSSEDLRALTEQLRALASAQTKGSVDAQQNERSLSAMANLAEGIQGLVKNMRNEQQMLRDWIEAQQEESKALRRTLDRLSDKIGGK; this comes from the coding sequence ATGGCGAATGCGACAGTGGACGATTTGGACGCGTCTGAAACGAACCGCGGCGGTTATGCCTATAAACTGTCCAATCCAGCATCGTTCTTATGGACGATGCTGATCTTCCTGATCATCGTCGGTTTCGTCGCGTCGATCCTCTACCGCCAGGCTGCGCATGCCTTCCAGACCAATCCGGGACTGAACGGCCTCATTCTGGGCGTTCTCCTGATCGGCGTGATTCTGGTTTTCAACCAAGTGATTGCCCTGATGCCGGAGGTGCGCTGGTTTAATTCCTTCCGTGCAGCCGGTAACGCCGACAAGGTCGGCCGTGAACCGCGCCTTCTGGCGCCGATGCGCACCCTGATCGGCAGCCGCCGCAGAATGGCGCTTTCGACCAATGCCTTCCGCTCGATCCTCGACACCATTGGCACGCGTCTCGACGAATCACGCGACACGTCGCGCTATCTCATCGGCCTGCTCGTCTTTCTCGGCCTTCTCGGCACGTTCTGGGGCCTCATCCAGACCATCGGCTCGATCAGCAACGTGATCGGGGCGCTCGACCCGAATTCCGGCAGTTCCAACGACGTGCTCGCCGCCATAAAGAGCGGCCTTGCCCTGCCGTTGGCCGGCATGGGCACGGCGTTTTCGTCCTCACTGCTCGGCCTTTCCGGATCACTGATCCTGGGCTTCCTCGACCTGCAGGCCGGCCGCGCCCAGAATCGCTTCTACACGGAACTCGAAAACTGGCTGTCTTCGGTGACCGACCTCGGGTCGGACATGCCGCCTGTCATCGCCGAAACCCTGGCGAGTGGTTCTTCGGAGGATTTGAGGGCGCTGACGGAACAGCTGCGCGCGCTCGCCTCCGCCCAGACCAAGGGCTCGGTCGATGCCCAGCAGAACGAGCGGTCGCTGTCGGCCATGGCCAATCTTGCCGAAGGCATCCAGGGCCTCGTCAAGAACATGCGCAACGAACAGCAGATGCTGCGCGACTGGATCGAGGCGCAGCAGGAGGAATCAAAGGCCTTGCGCCGCACGCTCGATCGGCTTTCCGACAAGATCGGGGGGAAGTAA